In Sphingobacterium zeae, one genomic interval encodes:
- a CDS encoding efflux RND transporter periplasmic adaptor subunit: MKKKTLSIFNVSLLICSALATQVSCSSSSSKENKSKEKSVALPVYTVKKSDAITIKDYLGTIEGKVNVEVRPQVEGLLQEIYVDEGSFVQKGQKLFKVDPSTYQENLNNMVATEQVAKAKLKNAQLEVDRLKPLVQNDVISDVRLSSAKSDYQVAKATLDQAIAAVRSAQISKDFTVITAPVSGYIGRIPKRIGNLVSKGDKEPLTYLSDIQEVYVYFSMNESDFLYFSKAQAKKDSIEGKKYNQNQKLVFPEVTLVLADGEEYAKKGIVDAVNGQINRTTGAISLRATFQNHDNILRSGSSGTLKIAEIKKGVLQIPQIAVNELQDKTFVYILDQNNKAQKRNIQLSGKSKNNYIVDSGLNENDRVITSGFDKLTDGSPVTPILQK; the protein is encoded by the coding sequence GTGAAGAAAAAAACATTATCTATTTTCAACGTATCTCTATTGATTTGTTCAGCCTTAGCCACTCAGGTAAGTTGTTCTTCAAGTTCTTCAAAAGAAAATAAAAGCAAAGAAAAAAGCGTAGCTTTACCGGTTTATACCGTAAAAAAATCAGATGCAATTACTATCAAAGATTATTTGGGGACAATTGAAGGTAAGGTAAATGTAGAAGTTCGCCCCCAAGTTGAGGGACTACTTCAGGAAATTTATGTTGATGAAGGCTCCTTTGTACAAAAAGGCCAAAAGCTATTTAAAGTTGATCCTTCCACCTATCAGGAAAACCTCAATAACATGGTCGCTACAGAACAGGTCGCTAAAGCCAAACTTAAAAATGCACAACTTGAAGTAGACCGATTGAAACCGCTTGTTCAAAATGATGTTATTTCCGATGTCAGACTTTCTTCTGCCAAGTCAGATTATCAAGTTGCCAAGGCAACACTTGACCAAGCTATCGCGGCCGTACGCTCAGCGCAGATCAGTAAAGACTTTACGGTTATAACGGCACCCGTAAGCGGATACATTGGCCGGATCCCAAAGCGTATCGGGAATTTGGTATCAAAGGGCGATAAAGAACCTCTCACCTATCTTTCCGATATTCAGGAAGTGTATGTTTATTTTTCTATGAATGAATCTGATTTTCTGTATTTTTCAAAAGCACAGGCAAAAAAAGATAGCATAGAGGGTAAGAAATACAACCAAAATCAAAAACTTGTATTTCCCGAGGTGACTTTAGTTCTCGCTGATGGTGAAGAATATGCGAAAAAGGGAATAGTTGATGCGGTCAATGGCCAGATCAACCGTACCACGGGAGCAATCTCCTTACGCGCCACCTTTCAAAATCATGATAACATTCTCCGATCTGGAAGCAGCGGTACACTTAAAATCGCTGAAATTAAGAAAGGTGTTCTCCAAATACCTCAGATTGCTGTAAACGAATTGCAAGATAAAACCTTTGTCTATATATTGGACCAAAACAATAAGGCACAGAAACGAAATATCCAACTTTCGGGCAAAAGTAAAAACAACTACATCGTCGATTCAGGTTTAAATGAAAACGATCGTGTTATTACTAGCGGCTTTGACAAATTGACCGACGGTTCACCGGTAACCCCAATTTTACAGAAATAA
- a CDS encoding AMP nucleosidase, with product MTMTKKKSAKSTVNSPITPGLKSKEEIVNNWLPRYTGRPLEEFGEYILLTNFSKYIQLFSEMHDNAPIYGEDKPMQSVTAGGITIINFGMGSPMAATIMDLLSAIAPKAVLFLGKTGGIKKKIPVGELILPIAAIRGEGTSNDYFPPEVPSLPAFAMQKAISTTIRDHQRDYWTGTVYTTNRRVWEHDKAFKKYLKSIRAMCVDMETATIFSVGFANKIPTGALLLVSDQPMVPEGVKTSVSDVTVTAKYVEAHISIGIDALKQLINNGLTVKHLKF from the coding sequence ATGACTATGACAAAAAAGAAAAGTGCCAAAAGTACCGTAAATAGTCCGATAACACCAGGTTTAAAAAGTAAAGAAGAAATTGTAAACAATTGGCTTCCGAGGTATACGGGAAGACCTTTAGAAGAGTTTGGAGAATACATCCTTTTGACAAACTTTTCTAAATATATACAGCTGTTTTCCGAAATGCATGATAATGCGCCCATTTACGGTGAAGATAAGCCGATGCAATCGGTCACTGCTGGCGGAATCACTATCATCAACTTTGGTATGGGAAGCCCTATGGCCGCAACCATTATGGATTTATTATCGGCTATTGCGCCAAAAGCAGTACTATTTCTGGGTAAAACCGGTGGGATCAAGAAAAAGATTCCAGTGGGTGAATTGATTTTACCGATTGCTGCTATCCGTGGCGAAGGAACATCGAATGATTATTTCCCACCCGAAGTCCCCTCCCTGCCTGCCTTCGCTATGCAAAAGGCTATATCAACTACGATAAGGGATCATCAACGGGATTACTGGACAGGAACGGTATACACTACAAATAGACGAGTCTGGGAACACGATAAGGCCTTTAAAAAATATTTGAAATCAATCCGCGCGATGTGCGTTGATATGGAAACCGCAACGATATTCAGTGTCGGTTTTGCCAACAAAATTCCTACCGGTGCTTTACTGCTCGTTTCGGATCAACCAATGGTTCCGGAAGGAGTTAAAACATCTGTCAGCGACGTAACCGTTACAGCGAAATATGTAGAAGCGCATATTAGCATAGGAATTGACGCTTTAAAACAACTTATTAATAACGGGCTGACCGTAAAGCACCTAAAATTTTAA